In Nocardioides daphniae, the DNA window GGTTCACGTCGCTCTTGGCGTCGGCCGCCAGACGCTCGAGCGCCCGGTCGACGGCGGCCTGGTCGCGCTGGGACTTCCAGGCCTTGACGCTGGCCAGGGCGGCCTTCTCGGCCTCCGGGTCAGCAGTCTGGATGGCGCCGTCGAGGTCTGCCGTCAGCGGCGACTGCTCGGTGGACTCGAACTTGTTGACGCCGACGATGATCTCCTCGCCGGCCTCGATGCGGGCCCGACGGGTGGCGTGGGCAGCCACGAGCTCGGACTTCATGTAGCCCGACTCGACGGCCGCGACGGCACCGCCCATCGCCTGCACCTTGTCCATCTCGGCGCGGGCAGCCGCGACGAGCTCAGCGACCTTCTTCTCGACGACGTGGCTGCCGTCGAAGATGTCGGCGTACTCCAGCAGGTCGGACTCGTAGGCGAGCACCTGCTGCAGGCGCAGCGACCACTGCTGGTCCCACGGACGCGGCAGGCCGAGGGCCTCGTTCCACGCCGGCAGCTGGACGGCGCGGGCGCGGGCGTTCTTGGAGAGCGTGACGCCGAGCATCTCGAGCACGATGCGCTGCACGTTGTTCTCGGGCTGCGCCTCGGTGAGACCCAGGGAGTTGACCTGGACCCCGTAGCGGAAGCGCCGCATCTTCGGGTCCTGGACGCCGTAGCGCTCGGAGGTGATCTCGTCCCAGAGCTGGACGAAGGCCCGCATCTTGCACATCTCCTCGATGAAGCGGACGCCCGCGTTCACGAAGAAGGAGATGCGGCCGACGACCTTCTCGAAGTCGTCGTCGGAGACCTGGCCCGACGCCTTGACGCGGTCGAGGACGGCGATCGCGGTGGAGAGTGCGTACGCGAGCTCCTGCGCCGGCGTGGCCCCGGCCTCCTGCAGGTGGTAGCTGCAGATGTTGATCGGGTTCCACTTGGGGATCTGGTTGACCGTGTAGGCGATCATGTCGGCGGTCAGGCGCATCGAGTGCTCCGGGCCGAAGACGTAGGTACCTCGCGAGAGGTACTCCTTGATGATGTCGTTCTGCGTCGTGCCTGCCAGCTGCGCCGCGACCTCGGCCGGGTCGAGGTCGGGGTTCTGCTCCTCCGCGGTGACCTGGTAGAGCGCCAGCAGCCACATGGCGGGCGCGTTGATCGTCATCGAGGTGTTCATCGCCGTCAGCGGGATGTCCTCGAAGAGTCGACGCATCTCACCCAGGTGCGGCACCGGCACGCCGACCTTGCCCACCTCGCCGCGGCTCAGCGGCGAGTCCGGGTCGTACCCCGTCTGCGTGGGCAGGTCGAAGGCGACCGAGAGACCGGTCTGACCCTTCGCGAGGTTGTTGCGGTAGAGCGCGTTGGAGGCGGCGGCCGTCGAGTGGCCGGCGTAGGTGCGCATCACCCACGGGCGGTCCTTGGCGGGCAGGGGCTCAGTCATGTGCCGATGCTAAGCCCAGCGCGCCGCACCCGGAATGAGGTCTCGGAGTGGGATATGCCACTCCACGACGCTTCGTGTCGTCGACCGTCACACCGGCGTCCGACGGCGCCCACATCGGCGTGCGACAACGGCTGGACGCTCGTACGCCGGTCAGGCAGAGACGGCGACGCGCTCCACCTCAACGGCACGGATGAGCCGTGAGATGTGCAGCATGCGCCGCACCGAGGGGCCACACCCGCGCAACCGCAGGTGGTCTCCACGCCGCGCGGCGTGGTGCGTCGCCACTGCCAGGACGCGCAGGGCGGTGACGTCGACCGCGCGCACCTCGGAGAGGTCGACCACGACGTCGTCCTGCTCGGCGAACGCATCGTAGATGGCGTCGCGGACCGCGCCGGTGCTGCGGACATCGAAGTCCCCCACCAGACGCAGCGTGCTCCCGTTCGAGTAGATCTCCATGCCACTCACCCCTTTTCCCGGTGCCCGACCACCGGTCCCGGAGACGTCCCCCGACGCCTCCAGACGATCCAGCACCCCACCCCGTTGTGCGGTGCCCTCGATCTCTATGACGTCGTTGGTATCCCACCGGGTTGCGTCCGGCCAAACATATATTCCGGGCGGCGAGACAGCGGCACCGATAATCGGACGCCCCTCAGGGTGACCCGCCGGTAGTCACCCGGCGGTCAGGAGCGTGCGTGGTGGGACTCCTGGGACTGTCGTGACGGT includes these proteins:
- a CDS encoding STAS domain-containing protein produces the protein MEIYSNGSTLRLVGDFDVRSTGAVRDAIYDAFAEQDDVVVDLSEVRAVDVTALRVLAVATHHAARRGDHLRLRGCGPSVRRMLHISRLIRAVEVERVAVSA